One genomic region from Kineobactrum salinum encodes:
- a CDS encoding LysR substrate-binding domain-containing protein: protein MRMNLRQIEAFRAFMITGTVSKAAEIMHVTQPAVTRLLSDFEDSVSFKLFERDRRRLVPTNDCNALYREVERTYVGLDHIRHTAESIGEMRTGRLNIAAMPIFTTTFLPNVISSFVKQFPDITISLWNWPREQAIEWVLSQQHDLAFVTLPINDEALSVKSFPADDAVCMLPKHHHLAGKDEIEIHDLHGENFISLSPGIHFRHKLDNLLQEHGVKVRNRIEVSSAYTASMLVAKGAGISVVGFQGLGVNDHPDIAIRPFHPRIPYSIGIVFPKQHSMSKISQQFIEVALQTYNPMRTPQV, encoded by the coding sequence ATGCGCATGAATCTTCGCCAAATTGAAGCCTTCCGGGCATTCATGATTACCGGGACTGTCAGCAAAGCCGCAGAGATTATGCATGTAACCCAGCCTGCCGTGACCCGGCTCCTGTCTGATTTTGAAGATTCTGTTAGTTTCAAGCTTTTTGAACGAGACCGCAGGAGACTGGTACCCACAAACGACTGTAATGCTTTGTACAGAGAGGTGGAGCGCACCTATGTCGGTTTAGACCATATACGGCACACTGCGGAATCAATAGGTGAAATGAGGACAGGGCGACTCAATATTGCTGCGATGCCGATTTTTACTACGACTTTTTTACCGAACGTAATCAGTTCCTTTGTAAAGCAGTTTCCAGATATCACTATTAGCCTGTGGAACTGGCCCAGGGAGCAGGCAATTGAGTGGGTTCTCTCGCAACAGCATGATTTGGCCTTTGTAACGCTTCCCATCAACGATGAAGCACTTAGCGTGAAATCGTTTCCTGCTGACGACGCCGTTTGTATGTTGCCCAAGCACCACCATCTTGCAGGAAAGGATGAAATAGAAATCCACGATCTACACGGAGAGAACTTTATTTCTCTTTCACCTGGTATTCATTTCAGGCATAAACTCGACAACCTGCTTCAGGAGCATGGTGTTAAAGTAAGAAATCGAATCGAAGTATCTTCTGCCTACACGGCATCCATGCTTGTCGCAAAAGGAGCCGGCATCTCGGTGGTTGGCTTCCAGGGCTTAGGTGTAAATGATCATCCCGACATCGCGATTCGTCCTTTTCATCCCCGGATACCCTATTCCATCGGCATAGTTTTCCCGAAGCAGCATTCGATGTCAAAAATCTCGCAACAGTTTATTGAAGTGGCATTACAGACTTACAACCCCATGCGGACCCCCCAAGTATAA
- a CDS encoding NAD(P)/FAD-dependent oxidoreductase translates to MVYDLAVIGAGPAGLAASIEASNLGLSVVLLDEQIESGGQIYRSIASVSKRRPEDLKILGAEYRYGKKLVDAVAQSTIEYKNQSSVWNIEPNFDQEKTRIFYSSNGSAYFLDAKQAIIASGAMERPVPIHDWTLTGVMSVGAAQTILKSTGMIPSGSVVLAGSGPLLLLAAVQLHSAGTRVQAVVETTSWFNYIACLKSAPKALLAPEYLLKGLKMRRYLRQARIPVYSGARNIGATGTSEDKLERIQFTSQNVFATLDVDTLLLHDGVIPNTALTRLAGVDHKWCNLQQHWHPVVTAEGNTSIRNILVAGDSASIFGARVAEQSGRISALSAARQLGKLKDREFRKVARKLKIARWRHSMVRPMLDALFPPAISNCTDEDTIVCRCYEVTKRSITGAVQENCCTPDQIKSLLRCGMGPCQGRMCSSTVSRILADAQGRNMEEVGVYKSRPPIKPIPVSELASLERSNTGS, encoded by the coding sequence ATGGTTTATGACCTAGCTGTTATAGGAGCCGGGCCGGCCGGGTTGGCTGCTTCGATCGAAGCCTCAAACCTCGGGCTGTCAGTGGTATTACTTGATGAGCAAATCGAATCAGGGGGACAAATATACCGGTCAATTGCCTCAGTATCGAAAAGGCGTCCGGAAGATCTAAAAATTCTGGGGGCCGAGTACCGCTATGGAAAAAAGCTGGTGGATGCTGTCGCACAGTCAACAATCGAGTACAAAAATCAATCATCAGTCTGGAATATTGAGCCAAATTTCGATCAAGAAAAGACACGTATTTTTTATTCTTCCAATGGTTCAGCTTATTTCCTGGATGCAAAGCAGGCGATAATCGCATCAGGGGCCATGGAGCGCCCTGTTCCCATACATGACTGGACACTAACTGGTGTAATGAGTGTCGGTGCTGCACAGACAATCCTTAAATCCACAGGAATGATTCCCAGTGGGTCGGTGGTTTTGGCGGGTAGCGGTCCATTGCTGCTTCTGGCTGCAGTCCAGCTGCATAGTGCGGGCACAAGGGTTCAGGCAGTCGTGGAAACGACGTCATGGTTCAATTATATTGCCTGCCTGAAGAGTGCTCCCAAAGCACTTTTAGCTCCAGAATATCTGCTAAAAGGGCTGAAAATGCGCCGGTATTTACGTCAGGCGAGAATTCCTGTCTATTCCGGCGCCAGGAATATTGGAGCAACAGGAACCTCGGAAGACAAACTCGAACGTATTCAATTTACCTCACAAAATGTCTTCGCTACTTTAGACGTCGATACGCTGCTTCTACACGACGGGGTAATTCCAAATACCGCCCTTACCCGACTGGCCGGGGTAGATCACAAATGGTGCAATTTGCAACAACATTGGCACCCGGTTGTAACAGCTGAAGGCAACACTTCCATCAGGAATATTCTTGTTGCCGGTGATAGCGCAAGTATTTTTGGGGCCAGAGTCGCCGAGCAGTCTGGCAGAATTAGTGCGCTAAGTGCTGCCAGGCAACTGGGCAAGCTAAAAGACAGGGAGTTTCGGAAAGTAGCCAGGAAGCTGAAAATCGCTCGCTGGCGACATTCCATGGTGAGACCGATGTTGGACGCTCTGTTTCCCCCGGCTATTTCAAACTGTACTGACGAAGACACAATTGTCTGTCGCTGCTACGAAGTGACCAAGCGAAGCATCACCGGCGCTGTACAAGAAAACTGCTGCACTCCCGATCAAATAAAGTCACTGCTTCGCTGCGGCATGGGGCCTTGTCAAGGCCGGATGTGTAGCAGCACGGTCAGCCGAATTCTCGCAGACGCACAGGGCAGGAATATGGAAGAAGTAGGCGTATATAAAAGCAGGCCCCCCATTAAGCCAATACCTGTCAGCGAATTGGCTTCCCTCGAAAGAAGCAATACTGGCTCTTGA
- a CDS encoding sodium/glutamate symporter → MSSPLIHICVLGVLLFLGVVLRTRVRLFKTYFIPASLITGCIGLALGQYGFGILSNEMQETFASLPPALISIVFAPMLMGIQLPKGKDVAGLVAPQLLFGYIGDFLLVSIPLLITGLVIMPVWNVDGIFGSLIEIGFVGGHGTAAGMGEVFADLGWSEGGALALTTATIGLFAGIVCGMVIINIGVRNGHVSALQSTDKIASKTSADIIPKQEQPAGAFVTINKEVVEPLAFHFGLIALAIMVGMVLLYLLERATGLNLPLFPMAMIGGLLVQKLLAGTRYAEAIDRGTLNLIQGLALELLIVSAIATIEVPVVIAYALPLLLISAVSLATLLFHFYYLGPRIFRTQWFEHSIVNFGVLAGVTAVGLMLLRTVDPDMKSDAAKAYAMRAPFISPFVGGGLLTSVLPLLVSSYGAVTTGSAFLMACAALLVIARAAGFWSKPAMQGAMLIV, encoded by the coding sequence ATGAGTTCGCCACTTATCCACATTTGCGTACTGGGGGTACTGCTGTTCCTGGGAGTTGTTCTTCGAACCAGGGTGCGCCTGTTCAAGACCTACTTTATACCAGCGTCTCTTATTACCGGATGTATCGGGCTGGCCTTGGGGCAATACGGGTTTGGAATTCTCAGCAACGAGATGCAGGAGACATTTGCGTCATTACCGCCAGCGCTTATTTCGATCGTTTTTGCGCCGATGTTGATGGGGATCCAGCTTCCCAAGGGGAAAGACGTAGCCGGTTTGGTGGCTCCACAGTTGCTTTTCGGTTACATCGGGGATTTCCTCCTGGTTTCCATACCCTTATTGATCACTGGATTGGTGATCATGCCAGTCTGGAACGTTGATGGAATATTCGGCTCGCTTATTGAAATTGGTTTTGTTGGCGGCCACGGCACAGCTGCCGGAATGGGCGAAGTGTTCGCAGATCTTGGCTGGAGTGAGGGAGGCGCCCTGGCCCTGACAACGGCAACGATCGGACTGTTTGCGGGAATTGTTTGCGGCATGGTCATTATCAACATTGGCGTGAGAAACGGCCATGTGTCCGCTCTACAATCAACAGATAAAATAGCGTCAAAGACCAGTGCAGACATAATACCGAAGCAAGAGCAGCCCGCAGGAGCATTTGTTACAATCAACAAGGAGGTGGTCGAACCGCTGGCGTTTCATTTCGGGTTGATTGCGCTGGCGATAATGGTGGGTATGGTTCTACTGTACTTGCTGGAAAGAGCAACCGGACTCAATTTACCGTTGTTCCCAATGGCTATGATCGGCGGTTTGCTCGTACAGAAACTGCTTGCCGGAACCCGATATGCCGAAGCTATTGATCGCGGAACGCTGAATCTCATCCAGGGCCTTGCGCTGGAACTATTGATCGTTTCAGCCATCGCCACAATCGAAGTCCCTGTCGTTATTGCCTACGCATTGCCCCTTTTGCTGATATCAGCCGTCTCTCTTGCAACATTGCTGTTTCATTTTTATTATCTGGGGCCCCGTATATTCAGGACACAATGGTTTGAGCATTCGATTGTCAACTTCGGGGTACTTGCCGGTGTAACAGCGGTTGGATTGATGCTGCTACGCACTGTCGATCCTGATATGAAATCTGACGCGGCCAAGGCATATGCAATGCGCGCGCCTTTTATCAGTCCGTTTGTAGGTGGTGGTTTGCTGACGTCTGTTCTGCCTTTGTTGGTAAGTTCCTACGGGGCAGTCACTACCGGGTCGGCTTTTCTGATGGCCTGTGCCGCGCTTCTTGTAATCGCCCGGGCCGCCGGCTTCTGGAGCAAACCTGCAATGCAAGGGGCCATGTTGATAGTGTGA
- a CDS encoding AraC family transcriptional regulator, translating into MGAIAAQAFCLKQLVFCDTTANPATDEKGTAVGEIADQSRLIRRPQYKLFQTSDLDEARSRVSEVYCKHRLSSRTGQLDACHYHMPFNGISFNYMQYGTESRIEPESGYLRDFYLIQLPLKGWAHIESGGQVVESDPARASVINPSVFTKMLWSQDCRQFLVQITKERLERITASCLGMPIQGALVFDSVMDNGNAQHASWWRHLFSFICEYSQECSFYRNSEILETELDNIIKALLYSLNHNYTAPLLNDTQKVRPRHVRLAMDYIHDHISEKLSMDTLVELTGVSERRLYEGFRRFQNISPMRYVQQTRLKAVRRALQTCSDSSVTQIATEYGFTQLGRFAALYRQVYGELPSETGARRGCAKPD; encoded by the coding sequence ATGGGGGCCATTGCGGCACAAGCATTTTGTTTGAAACAATTGGTATTTTGTGATACCACTGCGAACCCAGCGACGGATGAAAAAGGTACAGCAGTGGGAGAGATTGCAGACCAGTCCCGGTTGATCCGAAGACCTCAATACAAGCTGTTTCAAACGTCTGATCTGGATGAAGCCCGGTCCCGGGTCAGCGAGGTGTATTGCAAACATCGGCTCAGCTCGCGGACCGGGCAGCTGGACGCCTGCCACTACCACATGCCCTTCAATGGCATCAGCTTCAACTACATGCAGTACGGTACGGAGAGCCGTATAGAGCCAGAGTCGGGTTACCTGAGGGATTTCTATCTCATCCAGCTGCCGCTGAAGGGATGGGCCCATATTGAGAGCGGCGGCCAGGTGGTGGAATCCGACCCCGCCCGGGCATCGGTCATCAACCCCTCAGTTTTTACCAAAATGCTTTGGAGTCAGGACTGCCGCCAGTTCCTGGTGCAGATTACGAAGGAGAGACTGGAGAGAATCACCGCCTCCTGCCTCGGCATGCCCATACAGGGGGCCCTGGTATTCGATTCAGTCATGGACAATGGCAACGCCCAACATGCATCCTGGTGGCGGCACCTGTTCTCGTTCATCTGCGAGTACAGCCAGGAGTGCAGTTTCTACCGCAATAGCGAAATCCTGGAAACCGAGCTGGACAATATCATCAAGGCACTGCTCTATTCCCTGAACCACAATTATACCGCCCCGCTGCTGAACGACACACAGAAAGTGCGGCCACGCCACGTCAGGCTGGCGATGGATTACATCCACGACCATATCTCGGAAAAGCTGTCCATGGACACGCTGGTAGAGCTCACAGGCGTCAGCGAGCGCCGCCTGTACGAGGGGTTCAGGCGCTTCCAGAACATCTCCCCCATGCGCTATGTACAACAAACGCGGCTGAAAGCCGTGCGCAGAGCACTGCAAACCTGCAGCGACAGCAGCGTCACGCAAATAGCCACCGAATACGGCTTTACCCAACTTGGGCGCTTCGCCGCTCTATACCGTCAGGTGTACGGCGAATTGCCGTCTGAAACCGGTGCGCGCAGGGGGTGCGCAAAACCGGATTAG
- a CDS encoding NAD(P)/FAD-dependent oxidoreductase: MHTSNLVFDVIIIGAGLHGSSAALHLAKKNLKVILIDQGSGGRNSSKVNAGGLRQLNRLQPEIPLAVEAIKMWKNIKELVGDDCGTAFDGQVCVAENSMDLKKLHDREIRLRELGYRHEELIDAHELKKLIPSISERCIGGLICRSDGFGSPFRSTFAFQNTAEKLGVYFRRNSGVNRIRKNDSIWYVTTDSGENYQAPIVINSAGAWGDQIALMIGEELPISAEAPLMMVTAPIEFFLKPVVIGASRKFSFKQAPNGTVLIGGGYRGKLNRATGETRVDFDQLRLSAQTVADLFPHMKKVPIVRCWAGIEGLTPDRIPVLGESGIARGFYHSFGYSSHGYLLAPLTGRLLSELIVDNKPSLSIEEFSAARFNPPVQSPCDR; this comes from the coding sequence ATGCATACCTCGAACCTTGTATTCGACGTAATAATTATAGGTGCAGGCTTGCACGGATCCTCCGCAGCGCTTCATTTGGCAAAGAAAAACCTCAAAGTCATACTCATTGACCAAGGGAGCGGTGGGCGCAATTCATCGAAAGTCAACGCTGGAGGCCTCCGGCAGTTAAATCGACTGCAACCAGAAATTCCATTGGCAGTCGAAGCGATAAAGATGTGGAAAAACATCAAGGAACTCGTGGGAGACGACTGTGGAACTGCTTTTGATGGACAAGTCTGCGTAGCAGAAAATTCCATGGATCTTAAAAAACTCCACGACCGCGAAATCAGGCTTCGGGAACTTGGTTACAGACACGAAGAGCTCATTGATGCGCACGAACTGAAAAAGCTGATCCCTTCGATCTCTGAACGTTGTATTGGCGGCCTTATCTGCCGCTCGGATGGTTTTGGAAGCCCCTTCCGTAGTACGTTCGCATTCCAGAACACAGCAGAAAAGCTCGGGGTCTATTTTCGGCGAAACTCAGGTGTAAATCGAATAAGAAAGAATGATTCAATTTGGTACGTAACAACTGATAGTGGAGAAAATTACCAGGCACCTATTGTTATCAATAGTGCCGGCGCCTGGGGCGACCAAATAGCCTTGATGATCGGGGAAGAGCTGCCTATCTCAGCCGAGGCCCCTCTAATGATGGTTACCGCTCCCATTGAATTCTTTCTCAAGCCCGTTGTTATAGGGGCAAGTAGAAAGTTTTCATTCAAGCAGGCTCCCAATGGAACGGTACTGATTGGCGGAGGTTATCGAGGCAAACTAAACAGGGCCACTGGAGAAACCCGAGTCGATTTCGACCAATTGAGACTGAGCGCTCAAACCGTCGCCGACCTCTTCCCCCACATGAAAAAAGTACCTATTGTCCGCTGCTGGGCAGGAATTGAGGGGCTCACCCCGGATCGCATTCCTGTGCTGGGTGAAAGCGGCATTGCTAGAGGGTTCTATCATTCTTTCGGCTATTCCTCCCACGGCTATTTACTGGCTCCTTTGACAGGCCGCCTACTGTCGGAACTGATTGTTGACAACAAGCCGTCCCTGTCAATAGAAGAGTTCAGTGCCGCCCGGTTCAATCCTCCTGTCCAATCACCTTGTGACAGGTAG
- a CDS encoding (2Fe-2S)-binding protein — MFKRRTKDKTVTIILDETPVEAGEGETIAAAILASSRPYTRRSLVAKSKRAPYCMMGVCFECLVEVDGIGYQQACMRQVRDGQIVRRHNVTQETHWS; from the coding sequence ATGTTCAAGCGCCGTACCAAAGACAAGACTGTCACAATAATTCTTGACGAAACCCCGGTAGAGGCCGGTGAGGGCGAGACCATTGCCGCTGCGATTCTTGCATCGAGTCGCCCTTACACTCGCAGATCATTAGTTGCAAAAAGTAAAAGAGCCCCCTACTGCATGATGGGTGTTTGTTTTGAATGTCTGGTGGAAGTGGATGGTATTGGCTATCAGCAAGCCTGCATGCGTCAGGTGAGGGATGGCCAAATAGTCAGACGACATAATGTAACCCAAGAGACACACTGGTCCTGA
- a CDS encoding TonB-dependent receptor domain-containing protein — protein MTGTGSLLNRDTTSLAPLEVVDREYFDSAGYSNIIDVARNLTVNSGSVLVQDTGTLVGTSQINMRGLGLGSTLTLVNGRRAGIAPIADAGGNDFFDVNQLPLAMIERIEFLKDGASSTYGSQAVAGVANIITRKGFEGLELSVRHETSTNDASSINLAAGSPMGQRGHFNFYATVYDQERGDRSNYDFIVERLGGVKQGVDPSPASAGPLTSSTGQPGSYTAAIVDPATGEISPYSGATFADPNCEAAGGILAGSRCRHDFFDQVSVVQDQKRYQAFTEFDYDMNDNITVFAESHLSRNRVKRTSGPGLFQNGLVNTGAIFVPGDHPFNFFVNDPADPSGIAYVDPADWDPATDEAVDLVCLCRPLGDNLNGKDNAPPRVLEIDYWRGLAGMSFDLNENWSGEVAYQRSHARRSESVSFNFIADAVNQAALDGTWNPFGSSLATPQLVSPKDSTSVAGNTQSVLDSLYTTEQNTYKSSQSTFDAVLTGNILSDVGLAVGLQYRKEAFSFTPDSLNAAAQSASTNPVNPTSGDQDVFSVFGETIIPVTDQIELQLALRHEDYGDKGGTTTDPKIAVRYNATGTIALRGSYGTSFQAPTVRQFSETSSRQLYDDSAVVNPITGALSCGEGGTSISGELLITGSPELGPQSAKNYNLGVILTPSDEFELILDYWNFEYDDLISQDEGAQAIIDNDCASDGIPNDPRIERDGGGNIRRVSSFFINTSSVKTDGFDFTANYHIDIRSGTLKLSSSASYINSFEYEQVEGEGYVDIVGSRNSRNQFRSLPEIKANVSANYSWGNHSVTSTVRYIDGYTNDANDEAVDSFSTLDLQYAFSVNELIGDKKTYFSIGANNILDEDPPTLGYRDRPGFDDSVHDVRGRIVYVSLTQQF, from the coding sequence GTGACCGGTACAGGCTCGCTGTTGAATAGAGATACGACGTCATTGGCACCGCTGGAAGTTGTGGACCGCGAATACTTCGATTCCGCGGGCTATAGCAATATCATCGATGTGGCCAGGAACTTGACTGTGAATTCGGGTTCGGTCCTGGTTCAGGATACCGGTACCCTGGTGGGCACTTCACAAATTAATATGCGAGGCTTGGGGTTGGGCTCCACGCTTACTCTCGTTAATGGACGGCGTGCTGGCATTGCACCAATCGCTGACGCTGGGGGCAACGACTTTTTTGATGTCAATCAGTTGCCCCTGGCAATGATTGAGCGAATCGAGTTCCTGAAAGATGGGGCTTCTTCTACCTATGGTTCTCAGGCAGTCGCTGGTGTCGCAAATATCATCACTCGTAAAGGTTTTGAGGGACTTGAGCTATCTGTCCGTCATGAAACCTCTACCAATGATGCAAGTTCAATCAATCTCGCAGCTGGCTCGCCAATGGGACAGCGTGGACACTTCAACTTCTACGCGACAGTTTATGACCAGGAGCGCGGTGATAGAAGCAATTATGACTTTATCGTTGAGCGTCTCGGGGGTGTTAAACAGGGCGTTGATCCATCGCCGGCCTCTGCCGGCCCTCTGACCTCTTCAACCGGGCAACCTGGCTCATATACTGCAGCTATAGTCGATCCAGCTACCGGTGAAATATCGCCATACAGTGGAGCAACCTTCGCTGACCCAAACTGTGAAGCGGCGGGTGGTATTCTGGCTGGTTCCAGATGTCGGCACGATTTCTTTGACCAAGTGTCAGTGGTCCAGGATCAGAAGCGTTATCAGGCCTTTACCGAATTCGACTATGATATGAACGACAATATAACAGTTTTTGCTGAATCACATCTGTCTCGTAATCGGGTTAAACGCACGTCTGGGCCGGGTCTTTTCCAGAACGGCTTGGTAAACACTGGTGCAATCTTTGTCCCGGGAGATCATCCTTTCAACTTCTTTGTGAATGATCCTGCCGATCCCTCCGGCATTGCTTATGTTGATCCAGCAGATTGGGATCCAGCCACCGACGAAGCTGTTGATCTGGTATGCTTGTGTAGACCTCTAGGGGATAATTTGAATGGAAAAGATAACGCCCCTCCACGAGTCCTTGAAATCGATTATTGGCGAGGGCTTGCTGGCATGTCATTCGATCTCAATGAGAATTGGTCAGGCGAAGTCGCGTACCAGCGCTCTCACGCCAGAAGAAGTGAAAGTGTTTCATTTAATTTCATAGCCGATGCTGTCAATCAAGCTGCTCTTGACGGGACATGGAATCCCTTTGGTTCTTCTCTTGCTACTCCCCAGTTGGTATCGCCCAAGGATTCGACGTCAGTTGCTGGCAATACCCAATCAGTGCTGGACAGCTTGTATACCACCGAGCAAAATACCTACAAATCAAGTCAATCTACGTTTGATGCGGTCCTTACAGGAAATATATTGTCCGATGTAGGGCTTGCTGTTGGGCTTCAGTATCGGAAAGAGGCATTCAGTTTTACGCCTGATTCACTAAATGCGGCTGCTCAATCAGCATCAACCAACCCCGTGAACCCAACTAGCGGCGACCAGGATGTCTTCTCGGTGTTTGGGGAAACCATTATTCCGGTAACGGACCAGATAGAGTTACAGTTGGCATTGCGCCACGAGGATTATGGTGACAAAGGCGGTACGACAACGGATCCCAAGATTGCTGTCAGGTATAATGCAACCGGGACAATTGCGCTTCGAGGTTCTTATGGTACATCATTTCAGGCGCCCACAGTTCGTCAGTTCAGTGAGACTTCATCACGCCAGCTATATGACGACTCAGCGGTAGTAAACCCCATAACAGGAGCATTAAGCTGTGGTGAAGGTGGGACATCGATTAGCGGTGAACTTCTTATTACCGGAAGTCCGGAGCTTGGCCCCCAATCGGCCAAAAACTACAACCTGGGTGTAATCTTGACTCCTTCCGACGAATTTGAACTTATCCTGGATTATTGGAACTTCGAATATGACGATCTGATTTCTCAGGATGAAGGTGCCCAGGCAATTATTGACAACGATTGCGCCTCTGATGGTATTCCTAACGATCCACGAATTGAGCGGGATGGCGGCGGAAATATCCGTCGGGTTAGCTCGTTCTTTATTAATACCTCAAGTGTGAAAACCGATGGTTTTGACTTTACGGCAAATTATCATATCGACATCAGAAGTGGCACTTTGAAGCTGTCCAGTAGCGCTAGCTATATAAATAGCTTTGAATATGAGCAAGTGGAGGGTGAAGGGTACGTGGATATTGTGGGAAGTCGTAACTCTCGCAACCAGTTCAGGTCTTTGCCGGAAATAAAGGCCAATGTCTCTGCGAATTATTCCTGGGGAAATCATAGCGTGACAAGTACAGTTCGTTACATAGACGGCTATACCAATGACGCGAATGATGAAGCAGTAGATAGTTTTTCCACACTTGATCTGCAGTATGCGTTCTCTGTGAACGAGCTTATCGGCGACAAGAAAACTTATTTTTCGATAGGTGCAAATAATATCCTTGATGAGGATCCACCAACATTGGGGTATAGAGATCGTCCTGGGTTTGACGACTCAGTTCATGATGTTCGTGGGCGTATTGTCTATGTTTCCCTTACTCAGCAGTTCTAA
- a CDS encoding IS5 family transposase, translating into MRGDYQEGGDLFSYVSLEQRIPKRHPIRKMRKLVDEALTNLDSIFNEIYADCGRPSIPPERLIRASLLQVFYSIRSERQLMEQLDYNLMFRWFVGLSVDDPVWNPSTFSKNRDRLAQADIGRRLFEEIVEMARRRSLTSNDHFSVDGTLIAAWASHKSVRRKDGSDDDNPDGVGRNAGRNFHGEKRSNKTHASRTDPEALLASKGQGMGARPSYTGHTLMENRNGLLVNADLTSATGTAERDAAIDMATVLKSGATLGADKGYDTREFVDVLRFLDVTPHVAQNLKRAGGSAIDGRTTRHLGYEISQRVRKRVEEPFGWAKQIGGLRQTKFRGLTRVRQDFLRVMAAYNLIRIRNLLPEAAW; encoded by the coding sequence ATGCGCGGTGATTACCAGGAAGGCGGTGACTTGTTCAGTTATGTTTCGCTGGAACAGCGCATTCCCAAGCGCCACCCGATCCGCAAGATGCGTAAACTGGTCGATGAAGCGTTGACCAACCTGGACTCTATTTTTAATGAGATCTACGCAGACTGCGGCCGGCCGTCCATCCCGCCTGAGCGTCTGATCCGCGCTTCCTTGTTGCAGGTGTTCTATTCGATTCGCAGTGAGCGGCAGTTGATGGAGCAGTTGGACTACAACCTGATGTTTCGCTGGTTCGTTGGCTTGAGTGTTGACGATCCCGTGTGGAACCCCTCGACCTTTTCCAAGAATCGGGATCGACTGGCGCAGGCCGACATCGGGCGCCGCCTTTTCGAAGAAATCGTCGAGATGGCCCGCCGACGTAGTCTCACGTCCAACGACCATTTCAGCGTTGATGGCACTTTGATAGCTGCCTGGGCGTCTCACAAGAGTGTTCGCCGCAAGGATGGCTCGGACGATGACAACCCTGATGGCGTCGGCCGCAATGCGGGCCGCAACTTCCATGGCGAGAAGCGCAGCAACAAGACCCATGCCTCGCGCACGGATCCCGAGGCTCTGCTTGCGTCCAAGGGCCAGGGTATGGGAGCGCGCCCCAGCTACACCGGACACACCCTGATGGAGAACCGCAATGGCCTGCTGGTCAATGCCGATCTTACCTCGGCCACTGGCACTGCCGAGCGCGATGCAGCGATCGACATGGCGACGGTATTGAAAAGTGGCGCAACACTGGGAGCTGACAAAGGGTACGACACACGGGAGTTTGTCGACGTGTTGAGATTTCTGGATGTTACCCCGCACGTTGCCCAAAACCTGAAGCGTGCAGGCGGGTCTGCGATTGACGGTAGAACGACCCGTCATCTGGGCTACGAAATCAGCCAACGGGTGCGCAAACGGGTGGAGGAACCTTTTGGCTGGGCCAAGCAGATCGGCGGGCTCAGGCAGACAAAGTTCAGAGGTCTGACTCGGGTAAGACAGGACTTCCTGAGGGTGATGGCTGCCTACAATCTCATACGTATCAGAAATCTGCTGCCCGAGGCGGCGTGGTGA
- a CDS encoding DUF3325 domain-containing protein, with protein MNAWLIVLLPLLLCYAGMTGLSLAMPRHQRQVWPAVALAPPYRNGLRALGTGLLALALLPCIRAWGPSVGVVLWLGYLSAGAGGLVLLLSWRPRSAALLAGVAVAVTVPVLLTS; from the coding sequence ATGAATGCCTGGCTCATTGTTTTGCTGCCGCTGTTGCTCTGTTATGCGGGTATGACCGGGCTGAGTCTCGCGATGCCGCGGCACCAGCGCCAGGTCTGGCCAGCAGTGGCGCTGGCGCCGCCGTACCGGAACGGTCTGCGTGCGCTGGGAACGGGGTTACTGGCGTTGGCGCTGCTCCCCTGTATCCGGGCCTGGGGTCCTTCGGTGGGCGTCGTGTTGTGGCTGGGTTACCTGTCGGCCGGCGCCGGGGGCCTGGTGCTGCTGCTGTCCTGGCGACCGCGGTCGGCGGCGCTGCTGGCCGGCGTTGCCGTGGCGGTTACCGTGCCGGTACTGTTGACGAGCTGA